ACGGGGGGCGGGGCAGCGGCCGGACCGGAGGGCCGACCGGCCGGCTTCACGCCTGGAACTCGGTGAGGTCGATGGTGTGCACGCGCAGCGGAAAGCCGTACACCGGGTGTGCCACCTCGCGGGCCGGCACCATGCCGAGCTTGCGGATGACGTTCTCGGAGGCGGTGTCGCCGACCCGGTTGATGCTGATGACCCGGTCGAGGCCACGGTCCTGGAGCGCGAACTCCAGCGTGGCCTGGGCGGCTTCGGAACCGTATCCCTGGCCCCAGAACTGGGGGCCGAGCCGCCAGCTGATCGCCACGGCGGGCATGACCTCCGGCAGGAACTCGGGCACCGACAGACCCGTGAAGCCGGCCAGTTCGCCGGAGGCCAGCAGCTCGACGGCGAAGAGGCCGAAGCCCTCCTCGTCCCACTCCTCCTCCCACCGCTCGATGTCCTCCGCCGTCCGGTCCAGGTCGCGCACCGAGCCGTCGTCGATCCAGTGCATGGCCCGTGGGTCCCCGTTGATGTCCGCCATGGGCACCAGGTCGTCGTCGTGCCATCGACGGAGCAGGAGGCGGGGGGTGCGGATCTCGGTCATGGCGCCCATCCTGCCGAAAGCGGGAGCCGCACCGGTAATCGGCCCCGTGCCGTGCCGCCGTCGGGCGGGGGCGCGAGGAGGCGCAGCCGTCTTCCGGACGACAATGCGCGGTGTGGTCGCCGGGCCGCTGCTCTGGCATCATGAGGAAAGTGGAACTTTGCTCCGGTTTGCCGTACGAGCAGTGCTCCTTTGTGATGCTCTGCGGCGTTTTGTGCCGGATGACGGCGGGAGGAGTGGCGCGGTGAACGACAGGGGCGAGGGCGCAGGGCGCGCAGCCCGGCCCAAGCGGACGGACGCTCGGCGTAACGAGGAGACGCTGCTCGACGCGGCAGCCGCGGTCTTCGTCACGTCAGGCGTGGAAGCGCCGGTACGCGACATCGCGGCCAAGGCCGGCGTCGGGATGGGCACGATCTACCGCCACTTCCCGACGCGCGCGGATCTCATCATCGCCGTCTACCGGCACCAGGTCGACGCCTGCGCCGAGGCCGGGCCGACCCTGCTGGCGACCAGCGCGACTCCGTACGCCGCACTGCAGAGGTGGATCGACCTCTTCGTCGATTTCCTCGTCACCAAGCACGGACTCGCCGCCGTGCTGCAGTCCGACAACACCGGCTTCGAGACGCTGCACGCCTACTTCCTCGACCGCCTCGTGCCCGTCTGCGCCCACCTGCTCGACGCCGCGGCGGGTGCCGGCGAGATTCGATCCGACCTGGCGGCGTACGAGCTGATGCGCGGCGTCGGGAACCTCTGCATCGGCGCGGACGGCGACGCCCGCTACGACCCGCGGCGGCTGGTCGAGCTCCTCATCGCGGGACTACGCCGGCCGTCCTGACCCTCGGCCGGTTCCTCAGCGCTCGCGTCAGCCCTCGGAAGCCCCGCGCCGGTCCTGCTGCTTCCGGTAGAGGGCGATGGCCTGCTGCGGTGGGTAGTTGGGCAGCGTCGACACCGTGCCGGTGTCCTTCGCGACGACGACGCTGCTGCCGCCGGGCTGCGCCGGGAGCGGCCGGCCGTGCGCGTCGACGGGCGCCGCACGCGTCGGGTACGTCGCGTACACGAGATAGCCCAGATCGAATTCCCGCACCCGCAGCACGGCGGGGCTTCCGTCGGCGTCGCGCGGCCGGCCGAACCGGCCGCGCACCCACTCCAGGGCCTCCTGCGGACTCGTCGGCACCGCCCGTGGACCGGCCGGGGAGCTGTTGTCCGACGTCATGGGCATTCCTTCGGCCAGGGGCGGGGATCTGCTCGGCTAGTGTCCCCCGCATGAGTGAGGAGATCGCGGCACTGGTACGTCGACTGGCCACCGGGGACCGGGCGGACCGCCGGGCCGCGCGGGACGGGCTGGTCGCTCTCGGCGCACCGATCGTGCCGCATCTCCTGCCGCTGCTGCGGGAGGCCGGAACACCGGGCTGCTCCGCGGCCGAATCCTGTCTGGAACGCCTCGGACCCGCGGCGATCCTTCCGTTGCGGGCCGTGCGGAGGGAGGGCCCGGGGCAGCTGCGGGCGGCCGCCCTGCGCATGCTGGCGACGCTCGGCGGCGGTGACGCCCTGAGCGCAGCGGACCGGGCGGCCGTCGAGCGTCTGGTACGGATCAAGCTGCTCGACGAGGAGCCCGGCGACCTTCCTGCCGACAGCTGGATCGCGGTGCCCGGGGCGGAAGTCAGCGAGATCGTCAGGGCGTTGGAACTGCACCACGCACTTCCCGTGACGACCGCGATGGGGCTGTCCGCCGCCGTTCACCACGAGAACTCACTCACCCGCGGCGCCGACGACGCTTCCCGGGCCACGGTCCACCGCGTCTTCATCACCCCGGAATTCGAGGGCTGGCGGCTCCTCTACGGCGCCGACTACCTCCGCGACCACTGGGCGTCAGCCGTCGAACGGCTCAGCGCGCACTGCGGGGAAGCCCATTTCTACGCCGTGGACGACGGCAACGGCGCCCAGGTGTGGTGGGTGTCGGAGCACGGACGGGACAGGCGCGGCCACCGCACCTACGGCGACCCGGAGTGGGTGGGCGAGCCGATGGAGTTCGAGCGGAGGCTGATGCCGGGCGAGGACGACGAGCCGGGTGACCCGGACGAGGTGGCGGAGTACGCCGACGGGGTGCGGGACCCGGAGGAGGTCGCGTCCTGGATTTCCGTCCAGCCGACGGCGGTCGAGGTGCTCGACCGAGTGGGCCACGGCTGGCTCGCCGTGACCAGCGACGACGTCGGCCCCGGCGGGTTCGCAGGCGCACTCGACATCTGAGCACGGGCGGGGAGCGGGCCGCCGGCGTGCGGGAGGGACCGCGGTCCCTTAGCCTCGGAAGCCGGGGGTGGACACTGCCGCTGTCCCGGGACGCGAGGAGTGAGGCTCCATGGAGATCTTTCCCCCGATTCCGCTGGCGCAGTGGAAGGACTCCAAGGAGACGCTGCACCGCTTCGCGCAGGTCATCGGCAAGATCCGGCTGGCGAGCAGCCCGCGCCGCAATCACTGGTGGAACGTTCCGTACCACGTCACGGGCTGCGGCATCACGACCCGCCCGATGGGCCTGGTCGACGGAAACCCGATCTTCACGGTCGACTTCGACTTCGTCGAGCACCTGCTGATCGCCCGCGCCCTGGACGGACGCACGGCGTCCTTCTCACTCCTCGGGCAGTCCGTCTCCTCGTTCCACGACAACGCCCTGGAGGCCCTGCGCGCGGTCGGCGTGACCCCCGTCATCGCGCGCCCCCACCCGTTCGACCTGCCCGACGGCCGACGGAACTTCGCCGAGGACACCGAACACGCCGCCTACGACCCGTTCTGGGTCAACCGCTACTGGCAGGTGCTGAGCCAGGTCGCGATGGTCCTGGAGGAGTTCTCCGCCGGCTTCTCCGGGAAGATCAGCCCGGTGCACCACTTCTGGCACACCTTCGACCTGGCGGTCACCCGCTTCGGCGGCCGAACGGTGGAGCAGCCTCCACACGTCGACCCGGTGACCCGCGAGGCGTACTCCCGGGAAGTCATCAGCGCCGGGTTCTGGTTCGGCGACGACGCCTTTCCCCGCCCGACCTTCTACTCCTACGCGGCGCCGGAGCCGGACGGCCTCGCCGCGCAGCCCCTGCGCCCCGAGGCCGCCCGCTGGGCCGAGCTACGGGGAAGCCACCTGGCCCTCCTGGATTACGAAGACGCCCGCGCAACGGAGCACGCCCGGGAGACGGTCCTCGACTTCTACGAAACCGTCTACCGGTCCGCGGCACTCCTCGCGGACTGGGACGTCGATGCCCTGGCCTGCCCCGAGGGCATGACCGACCCCCAGGCCCTGCGAGGCGGCTGACCGCCCCGGGGCCCGAGGAGGCCCGCCGCCCGCCGGCGGGCCTCCTCCTCGGTCAGCCGAGGGTGACCGAGCCGTCCTTGACGTTCATCTTGGCGGGTTCCAGGGGCTTGGTGGCCGGGCCGTGCTTCACGCTGCCGTCGGTGATGTCGAACTTGCTGCCGTGGCAGGGGCAGTTGGTGGTGCCGCCGGGATGATCGCGAAGTACTTGGCGAGGTAGTCGTCGACCGCAGGCGTGTGCGGGACGGTCGGGTACGCGTTATCACCAGGGGGTTTGACTGAGTCATGACTTGTTTCATGCCGCGAATTGCCTGACCTTGATGCCGTCTTATCGTGCATGTGGCGCTGCGTCATCCCGTCGCCCGTTAGCGTGTTCGAGAAAGATCACGTTCATTGGGGGAGCCGTCATGGCGCAGGAACACTTCACCGTGCATCCGGAGAAACTTCGGGCGCTGTCCAGGGACTTCGCGCATGGCAGTGAGCGGCTCGACGCGCAGGTCAAGCGGTTCGCCGACAAGGCGGAGAATGTGGACGACGCGTTCGGGGTTCTGAGTGAATCCACCGAAGCGCTGGCCAAATACGTGGAGATGACCCAGGCCACGGTGGCCAGCCTTCAGCAGCTGCGTCAGCAACTCGGCGGGTATGCCAGGGGACTCGACCACTCGGCGGCCAGCTATGAGTACACCGACGCGCAGCACGCGGCAGAATTCAAGGGGGCGTAGAAGCTGTGGCTGAAGAGCAGCAGCACATCGAGAAGAGTTTCAACATTCTCAAGCCGGGCGGCAATCCCGAGGTGCTGCGGAAATGTGCCACGGCATGGCGGGAGATGGCCCAGGACCTGAGGACGGCGGCTGCGGACCTGAACCGTCAGGTGGGGGACCTGGACACGGCGGACTGGGACGGGCAGGCGGCCACCGGTTTCCGTGCGCACTGGCAGCACACGAAGGAGCAGGTCGACCACGCCCTGCCCCGCTTCCACGAAGTGGCGAAGGAGCTCGAACAGGCCGCGGACCATATCGAGGACACCAACAAGCAGGTCGAGCACGTCCTTGAGGAACTCGCCGTCACTGCGGCCGTGGGCATCGGGCTGACCGTCGTCACGGCAGGCTTTTCCGATCTGGTGGCTGCCGGCAGCGCGGCGGCCGAGGTTGCTGAGGCGGGCGTCGTCGTTGCACGGCTCGGCAGGCTCCTCAAAACGGTGGAATCGGCGTTGGAGAGCCTTCGTGCTCTGATGGAGAGCAGCAAGTTCCTGAAATTCGGCGTGGAGCTGGCGACGAACACCGCGGGAAGTTTCACCGGAAACGTGCTGGGCCAGGCGTTCACCGGCCAAGAGGTCACCTGGGGCCAGGATTTTCAGGATGCGGCGGTGGCCGGCAGCGTGGGCACGGTGCTGGGAGCGGGCGGCCGGGCGCTGGGCGGAAAGATGTCCGGAGGGCTTGGCAAGGTCTTTCAGGGGGACGGCTTCTGGGGAAAGACGGCAACTGGTGCGGTCACCAGCGGGGCGGGCCAGATGGCTGCCGACGGTGTCGATATCGCCGACAACCACGCGGGCGGTAAGACGAGCGACAGCATCATCCCCGATCTGATCACCAGTGGTCTCGGTGGCGCGGCGGGCGGTGCGGCGGTGCACGGTGGCGAGAGCTGGTACGGACGCGGTGGACTCGGCGGGGGAGGTCAACACCGCGACCCCGAAACCGGCCCTTCCTTCGGACCAGGTCGGCAGGCCGCCGCGAATGGCGTGGTGTACGGAGACGCCGGTGCCAACGAGAGCGACCGCACCGCTGAACATCCAAAGAGCCCGTTCGACAGGCCCCGCTCCGCGCTGACCGATCCCGACGGCGCCTACGACGACTGAGGGGGAAGCGCGAGAATGTGGCGAGTGTGGAAGAGCGTTCGTCGATATCGTCAGGACCCTGAGTGGCACGGTTATCGGAAGAGGGAATCCCGGGAATGGCCACAGCAGTTCGGACTACCCGGCTATCCCTTCGGCACGCTGGCCAATCACGCCACGCATGTACTGGAAGGGCGGGTGCGGGGATATGGGACGACGCTCTTCCACCTCGCCGCGGTGCGTCGGGGCGGCCGCTACGGCACCGACGTCCATTTCTATTCCGTCGCGGTGCTGGCCCTGCCGCGCAGTTTCCCCGACACGGTGGCCTCCGTCGGCACGCTCGTCCACGGACTGCGGATGGATCCCCTCCCGCCCCGCGCCGGCGCCCCCGTCCACGTACCTACCGGCCGTAAACCCCGCATGATCGCATGCTCCGTCGACCCGACCTTCGCCGAGCTGATCTTCACCGAGCGGGTGCTCCACATGACGGCCGACGCCAAGATGGGCTGGCGGCTGCACGGGGACCGGATGATCGGGTGGATCAAGGAGCGCAAGCCCTACGAGCGGGTCATCGACCTCGCGGAGGCGATGGCCGACGTGGTGGCGGAGCTGCCCGCGTCGGTACCGGCCCGGGACCCCGACGACCAAGAGGGCTGCGGAAGATGAACGGGTGGCCTCGGGTCTGTCGGAGGACTTCTGGTGGGCCGCCACAGTCGGCGTGAGGAACAGCAGCATGTCGGGTTCTCGCGTCCGACAGCGAGGGAACCCGGCCATATTGGACGTGTCCGTCGGATCCCTCGTACCGCTGGAACAACGCACGTCACGGATGGGCACAGCACTCGCTGCGCCCATCCGTTTGGCGTACCGCCGGGCGGCTGCTCTTACACTCCGTGATGCCCAGCGCTCCCACTTGCCGTCACCGTGGTGAGACCGGTCGGGGGACGGCGGCGGCGAACGAGGACGGCAGCCCGTAGCGGAGCTTGCTTGCTTCTTCCCGGATTCTCCCCAGCGGCTGAGCGGCGCCTGTGACGGCCGCGCCGTCAGCCGAGGGTGACCGAGCCGTCCTTGACGTTGACCTTGGCGGGTTCCAGGGGTTTGGTGGCCGGGCCGTGCTTCACGCTGCCGTCGGTGATGTCGAACTTGCTGCCGTGGCACGGGCAGTTGATGGTGCCGCCGGCGACCTCGTTGACGACGCAGCCGGCATGCGGGCAGACCGCGGAGAACGCCTTGATCTCGCCCTCCTTCGGCTGGGTGACCACGACCTTCTCGGCCTTGAAGATCTTGCCGCCGCCCGAGGGGATCTCCGTGGTTTTGGCCAGCGTGCCCCCCGCGCCGCCACCGGCCTCGCCACCGCTCCCGCCCGCGTCCTGCGAGCCGCCGCCCTCCGCGTTCTTCGCACCGGAGCCGCCCGCGTCCGACATGCCGCCGCAGGCCGCGAGCGCGGCGGTCAGCCCGGCCGCGCCGACGGCCGCGACGACGGCCCGTCGGCCGGCCCCGCGCCCCGCGGGCGCCGGGGCCACCGTCGGCCCCGGCGCCGGTGTCGCCCCGGCTGCCCTCGCCGCGTCGGTCCGTGCCCGTGCCGCGGCCTGCATGAGTGCCGCGGGGTCCGTCCGCTGCTCGGTTTCCGTCCGCGCCGATGCTGCCTGTCGAGCCATGGTGTGCCTCCGGTTCCTGGTGCCTTCGGTGCGCGCTGTGGTGGTCCATGGACGTTGCACCGGGCCATACGCGAGCGCGGCCGGGTGTGTTCAACGCCGGCCGTGATCCGTGCGGAGGTGTTGCGTTCGGACAAAGCGCGCCCCACCGGTGGAGCGGAGGCACCCGGTCGGTCAGCCCTCGTCCGCGCTCCTCCTCAGGGCGTCGAGCAGGAAGTCCCGCTGGGCGTACAGCAGTTGCTCGTTGACCGCGTCGGCCGGTGCGTGGGTGGCGCCGGACAGCGGCAGCACGCTGTGCGGCCGGCCGGCGGCCAGCAGCTCCGCCGAGAAGCGCAGGGTGTGCGCCACCGCGACGTTGTCGTCGGCGAGGCCGTGGACCAGCAGCAGCGGGCGCCGCAGCAGATGGCCGTGGCCGGCCAGCGAGGAGCGCGCGTAGTTCTCCGGGTGCTCGTCCGGGTGACCGAGGTACCGCTCCTTCCAGTGGGTGTCGTACAGCCGCATGTCGGTGGGCGGGGCGCCGGCGACCGCCGCGTGGAAGACGTCCGGGCGGTGCAGCACCGCGCCCGCCGCCAGGTAGCCGCCGAACGACCAGCCGCGGATCCCGACCCGCGTGAGGTCCAGGTCCCCGCAGTGCGCCGCGGCCGCCCGGAGGGCGTCCACCTGGTCCTCCAGCGCGGGGGCGAGCTGATCGCCGTGGATGGTCTTCTCCCAGGCGGGTCCCCGGCCCGGTGTGCCGCGCCCGTCCACGGCCAGCACTGCGAAACCCTGCTCGGCGAACCACTGCGACACGCAGACGAACCAGTCACGGGTCCGCCCCACCTTCTGTATCCCCGGCCCGCCGTAGGGATCGACCAGCACCGGCAGCTTCGCCGTCCCCTCCCGGTGCCACGACGGCAGGAACAGGGTGCCCCGCAACTGCCGTGCGCCGAGCGTGAGATGGATCGGCCGCGGCGCGATCACCGGTTCCTCGGCGAACGAGGCGATGACGGTCCGCGCACCCGTCCCGTCGCCGGTCGGCGCCGCTCCCGGCTCCCGTACGACGCTCACCTCCGCCCCGCCCGGTGTGCTGCCCGCCAGGACCACGGTGCCGCCCCGCGCCACGCCCGCGTACCGGCCGGGACCCCGGCTCAGCCGCTGGTTCCCGCGCTCCGGTACATGGCGCCACACATGGGTCTCCAACGGGTCCTCGCTCGCCGTGAAGAGCACCGTCTCACCCTCCACCCCGAGGACCTCGCCCAGCTGGAGCCCCTCCGGGGTGACCCGCCGCCCGCCCACGGTCAGATACCGGGTGCCGCCGTCGTCCTCCGGGACGACCAGCGCGCCGGAGGCGGTACGGGACGGAGTGCCCGGTACCAGCTCCACCCACGCCGGGTCGGTCCGCTCGTGCCGCACCTCGGTGGCCCCGGTCACCGGATCGACCGCGAGCGTCCGCAGGGTGCGCTGGTCGCGGCTCTGTACGGCGAGGAACGGCCCGTGCGCGTCCCAGCCGGCGTCGACGAGGTACTCGTACGCGGCGCGGTCCCAGGCCACTTCCACCCGCTCGCCGTCCAGTGCGACCAGGTGCGCGCCGACCTCCGCGTTGGGGGTGCCGGCCGCCGGATACGCGACGACCCGGGGCGGCTTCGCCGGATCCGCGGGATCGGCGAGGTAACGCCGGGCCACGCGGCCGGTGTCGACCCTGGCCACCAGCAGGCGACGGCTGTCCGGCGCCCACCAGTAGCCGCGCAGCCGCTGCATGGACTCGGCCGCCACGTATTCGGCCAGTCCGTAGGACACGTCCGGTCCCTCCGCGCGGGCCAGCTGCCGGTCGCCGCCGGCCACGTCGACGACATGGAGGGACCGGCCGGTCACATACGCGATGTGCCGGCCGTCGGGGGACGGGCGGGGGTCGACCACCGGCCCGGCCGCCGGGACCGGGAACGGCGCGCCGTCGTCCGTGCGTACCGCCCACAGGGCGCCGGAGAGCGCGAACGCGGCGAGCCGGACGGCGGAATCGGTCGCGTACGACACCACGCCCACCGATCGCTCACGGGCCCGTTCCCGGCGCAGTCGCTCCTCTTCGGGAACCGCTCCGGGACCGGCCCCCACCAGCAGTGCCGGATCGGCCAACAGCCGTTCCGCGCCGTCCTCGTACTGCCAGAGCCGGCCCACGGGGTCGGTGCCGGAACCCGTACGGACGAAGAGCACCCGGCGGCCGTCGGGGGAGACCGTGAGGTGGCGCGGCACGCCGAGCGAGAAGCGGCGGGTGCGGGCGAACTGCCGGGGGAAGGCCGCCGCTGCGGCGGAGTGCACGGCGGTGCGGCCGGAAGCGCCGTCGGAAGCGCTGTCCGAGGTGCTGCCCGTAGGGGTGTCCAGGGTCCTGTCCAAGGTGCTGTCCTCCAGGGTGGTTGTGGTGGTCCCTCGTGTGAGGGGTGCGGTGTGGTGATCCGGGTGGTGCGGTGGTGCTGTCTCCACGGGGGCGCGGGCGAGCTCGAACTGGGCCCCGCGGAGAGGTTCGGGTGAGGCGTGCGCTGCCGGCCGTGCGGCGTGCGGGGCGGTTCGCGTCTCCAGCGGGTGGCGGCCCGGCCGACCGGCACGGATGACGCACGAACGCGCCGGCTGTCCAGGGGCCGGCTCGGGGCCCGGATCCGGGCGCTGAAGGTGAGCTGGTCCGTACCGCGGCCGACGGGCGCGAGGGGCGCTCCGGTCCTGGCGCCGGTCCCGGGCCCCGGGAGGCCACGGATCCGGCCCGCCCCGGTCTCGCGGACCGTTCGAAGCGCTTCGGGATCTTACTGCCCGACAGCCCTCCGACGGAACAGGTGGGCGGCTGTTGTCCGACTTCCGTCGGCCGCGGCCGGATTGCTCCCGGAACGGTTCCGCGTACGCTCCCGGACGCCTGGACGCCTGTCGGGACGCCTGCCCTCCCGCGCGCCGAGCGCTACGCCCGCCGGCGCAGGCCGGGCGGGACGACGTGCCCGCGACACGCGTGCTGAGCTGCGATGAAACGGATCGGCGGACAGGTGGCCCGAAGGGGTGAATCCGTACGCCCATCACGACGCGCCGGCCGCGCGGCCGGCAGCGCGCCGTACCCACGATGGTGCCTCCGGGGGGACTTCGTGCACCCTCCCGAGAAAGGCTGTCCGGTGGACCAGCGAATAGCACAGGTGAAGATCCATCCGGCCATCGGCATCGCCCGGGTCGGCAACAGCCCCCAACCGCCCTTCCTGGGGCCGGAGTCACCGGACCAGCCGCCGCTGCCGGCCGGCTCCTACAAGGACGGCTCGGGGAAGCTCGTCCGGCAGGCCGCCCGCTTCCGGGTGTACGGCTACAACCAGGCCGGGGAGGTCGTCCGGGAGCTGAAGCTGGGCGAGGAGGGCGTGACCGAGATCAAGTGGTCGGTGCACCTCGCCAACAAGAAGGCCGCGTGGTACCAGTTCCACGTTCCGCTCGACATCCCCGAGGCCACCGCTCTGCCGGACGCGCAGCGGGCCCGGCGGAACGCCGGCGTCAGCGACCGGCAGAAGCTCGTCATCGATGCCGGCCGCAAGGCCGTCCGCGCCTCCGCGCACGAGACCGCCGCGCTGACCGGGAAGATCATGAACAAACCGGTCACCCTCGGCGCGCTCGCCACCCAGAGCGACGGCCGGCTGGTGGTCGTCGGCGGAAACGGCACCTCCGCCTCGTACAGCAACGGCCCGATCACCGGCGTCGCCAACAACGACACCTGGTACGACGACGTCTCCGACGGCCCGGTCACCGCCGAGGTCATCCTCAACGGGGTCACCAAACCCGCCACGGCGAGCTGGGTCGTGGTCGCCCCGCCGCACTACGCCCCCGGCGTGAAATCCGTCCGCACCCTCTACGACCTGCTGTTCGACGTGTTCGTCACCGAGCAGACGCTGCCCGCCCCGGCCACCGTCTCCTACCCGGACCACATCGAACCGCTGCTGCTCCGGTTCTGCGATCTGCAGTGGGTCAACCACGGCTTCGCCACCCAGTTCGGCTGGCGCGGCCCGCACGACTTCCAGGACCCGGCCCTGCGCAAGCGGCTCGCCGACCCGGGGGAGGCGAGCCGGGAACTCCGCCGCCAGGTCTACATCCAGATGCGGGACTACGCCCGGGACGGTACGTCCCCGGTGCCCTGGCCGTGGATCTACGGCGACGCCATGGCCAGCAGGCCCAACTCCGTACGGCAGCACATCACCCTCTCGCCCACCCAGGACCGGATGCTGGCCCTGTGGGTCGACGGTCACTTCACCTCCGGCCCGCCCCGCACCGGACACCCGGACGTGGACCGGGCGCCCCTCGCCGAACAGCCGGGCCTGCTGGACCGGGCCGCCCTGGACGGTTGCGCCGCCGACGCCTTCCACCCGGGCTGCGAGGTCACCTGGCCGATGCGGCACAAGACCATGTACTCCGAGCCCTTCCGCATCCTGCACCGCACGCCGGAGAACCCCGAACGCGACTACGGCCCGGTGCTCAGCCTCCAGGACGCCCTCGGCAAGAACGGCCCGCTGTTCGCGCAGGGGCCGGGCGACCTGACCCGCTGGATGGCCGCCCCCTGGCAGTGCGACACCGCGAGCTGCCGTTCCGGCTACGAGGTGCGCGCCGGGCTCGGCCCCCGCTACAGCCCCTATCTGCCGACGTTCTGGCCCGCGCCGATGCCCAACCACGTACTCAAGAAGGCGGACTTCACCACCGTCAACACCGCGCCGACCGGCTCCGACGACAGCGCCAGGGAGCGGGCCTTCGAGCATCGGGCGGTGTGGCTGCGCGGCCTGCAGGGCACGGACTTCAACAAGCAGCGCCGGCAGATGATCGACGACTGGTACAAGTTCGGCGTCGTCGAGACCCACGAATACACCGTCGGCGACGGAAAGTTCCCCCGCCGCATCCAGGTGGAGTCGGAGCCCGGATACCCGCCGGCCCCGGACCTGGCCAACCTCGTCAACATCCAGGTGCCGGAGGCGGGGGTGCCCCAGCTGGCCGCCGCGGCCGACGCCTGGAGCGGCAGCATCCCGGCCGAGTCGGTCGAGGCGGACCTCGTGCAGCAGGCGGTCCAGGAGGTCAAGGAGGCGACCGGCCGGGACGAGGCGGAGATCGCCGCCGGGTACCTGGAGAAGCTCGACCCCTTCCACGGCGCCCAGTGACCCGCACGCCCGCCTACGACGTCGTGGTCGCGGGCGGTGGCCCGGCCGGCTGTGCCGCCGCGCTGACCCTCGTACGGGCCGGGCGCACGGTCCTGCTGGCCGACGCGGGCACCGGCCCGCCCAAGGCCGGCGAGGCGCTGGTGTCCGCGGCGCGGCTGCTCCTGACCGACCTCGGCGTCGCCGAACCGGTCCTGGCCACCGGACATCTGCCCTGCCACGGCAACCTGTCCGCCTGGGGCTCGCCCGAACTGTACGCCGTGGACTCCCTCCACGACCCCTACGGCCACGGCTGGCACCTGGACCGCCCGCTCTTCGACCGGCGGCTGCGGGCCGCGGCCCGCGCGGCGGGCGCCGAC
The sequence above is a segment of the Streptomyces lydicus genome. Coding sequences within it:
- a CDS encoding DUF5996 family protein, with translation MEIFPPIPLAQWKDSKETLHRFAQVIGKIRLASSPRRNHWWNVPYHVTGCGITTRPMGLVDGNPIFTVDFDFVEHLLIARALDGRTASFSLLGQSVSSFHDNALEALRAVGVTPVIARPHPFDLPDGRRNFAEDTEHAAYDPFWVNRYWQVLSQVAMVLEEFSAGFSGKISPVHHFWHTFDLAVTRFGGRTVEQPPHVDPVTREAYSREVISAGFWFGDDAFPRPTFYSYAAPEPDGLAAQPLRPEAARWAELRGSHLALLDYEDARATEHARETVLDFYETVYRSAALLADWDVDALACPEGMTDPQALRGG
- a CDS encoding LodA/GoxA family CTQ-dependent oxidase, with translation MDQRIAQVKIHPAIGIARVGNSPQPPFLGPESPDQPPLPAGSYKDGSGKLVRQAARFRVYGYNQAGEVVRELKLGEEGVTEIKWSVHLANKKAAWYQFHVPLDIPEATALPDAQRARRNAGVSDRQKLVIDAGRKAVRASAHETAALTGKIMNKPVTLGALATQSDGRLVVVGGNGTSASYSNGPITGVANNDTWYDDVSDGPVTAEVILNGVTKPATASWVVVAPPHYAPGVKSVRTLYDLLFDVFVTEQTLPAPATVSYPDHIEPLLLRFCDLQWVNHGFATQFGWRGPHDFQDPALRKRLADPGEASRELRRQVYIQMRDYARDGTSPVPWPWIYGDAMASRPNSVRQHITLSPTQDRMLALWVDGHFTSGPPRTGHPDVDRAPLAEQPGLLDRAALDGCAADAFHPGCEVTWPMRHKTMYSEPFRILHRTPENPERDYGPVLSLQDALGKNGPLFAQGPGDLTRWMAAPWQCDTASCRSGYEVRAGLGPRYSPYLPTFWPAPMPNHVLKKADFTTVNTAPTGSDDSARERAFEHRAVWLRGLQGTDFNKQRRQMIDDWYKFGVVETHEYTVGDGKFPRRIQVESEPGYPPAPDLANLVNIQVPEAGVPQLAAAADAWSGSIPAESVEADLVQQAVQEVKEATGRDEAEIAAGYLEKLDPFHGAQ
- a CDS encoding S9 family peptidase; the encoded protein is MHSAAAAAFPRQFARTRRFSLGVPRHLTVSPDGRRVLFVRTGSGTDPVGRLWQYEDGAERLLADPALLVGAGPGAVPEEERLRRERARERSVGVVSYATDSAVRLAAFALSGALWAVRTDDGAPFPVPAAGPVVDPRPSPDGRHIAYVTGRSLHVVDVAGGDRQLARAEGPDVSYGLAEYVAAESMQRLRGYWWAPDSRRLLVARVDTGRVARRYLADPADPAKPPRVVAYPAAGTPNAEVGAHLVALDGERVEVAWDRAAYEYLVDAGWDAHGPFLAVQSRDQRTLRTLAVDPVTGATEVRHERTDPAWVELVPGTPSRTASGALVVPEDDGGTRYLTVGGRRVTPEGLQLGEVLGVEGETVLFTASEDPLETHVWRHVPERGNQRLSRGPGRYAGVARGGTVVLAGSTPGGAEVSVVREPGAAPTGDGTGARTVIASFAEEPVIAPRPIHLTLGARQLRGTLFLPSWHREGTAKLPVLVDPYGGPGIQKVGRTRDWFVCVSQWFAEQGFAVLAVDGRGTPGRGPAWEKTIHGDQLAPALEDQVDALRAAAAHCGDLDLTRVGIRGWSFGGYLAAGAVLHRPDVFHAAVAGAPPTDMRLYDTHWKERYLGHPDEHPENYARSSLAGHGHLLRRPLLLVHGLADDNVAVAHTLRFSAELLAAGRPHSVLPLSGATHAPADAVNEQLLYAQRDFLLDALRRSADEG
- a CDS encoding WXG100 family type VII secretion target; its protein translation is MAQEHFTVHPEKLRALSRDFAHGSERLDAQVKRFADKAENVDDAFGVLSESTEALAKYVEMTQATVASLQQLRQQLGGYARGLDHSAASYEYTDAQHAAEFKGA
- a CDS encoding TetR/AcrR family transcriptional regulator; this encodes MNDRGEGAGRAARPKRTDARRNEETLLDAAAAVFVTSGVEAPVRDIAAKAGVGMGTIYRHFPTRADLIIAVYRHQVDACAEAGPTLLATSATPYAALQRWIDLFVDFLVTKHGLAAVLQSDNTGFETLHAYFLDRLVPVCAHLLDAAAGAGEIRSDLAAYELMRGVGNLCIGADGDARYDPRRLVELLIAGLRRPS
- a CDS encoding Rieske (2Fe-2S) protein, whose amino-acid sequence is MQAAARARTDAARAAGATPAPGPTVAPAPAGRGAGRRAVVAAVGAAGLTAALAACGGMSDAGGSGAKNAEGGGSQDAGGSGGEAGGGAGGTLAKTTEIPSGGGKIFKAEKVVVTQPKEGEIKAFSAVCPHAGCVVNEVAGGTINCPCHGSKFDITDGSVKHGPATKPLEPAKVNVKDGSVTLG
- a CDS encoding WXG100 family type VII secretion target, which codes for MAEEQQHIEKSFNILKPGGNPEVLRKCATAWREMAQDLRTAAADLNRQVGDLDTADWDGQAATGFRAHWQHTKEQVDHALPRFHEVAKELEQAADHIEDTNKQVEHVLEELAVTAAVGIGLTVVTAGFSDLVAAGSAAAEVAEAGVVVARLGRLLKTVESALESLRALMESSKFLKFGVELATNTAGSFTGNVLGQAFTGQEVTWGQDFQDAAVAGSVGTVLGAGGRALGGKMSGGLGKVFQGDGFWGKTATGAVTSGAGQMAADGVDIADNHAGGKTSDSIIPDLITSGLGGAAGGAAVHGGESWYGRGGLGGGGQHRDPETGPSFGPGRQAAANGVVYGDAGANESDRTAEHPKSPFDRPRSALTDPDGAYDD
- a CDS encoding GNAT family N-acetyltransferase, yielding MTEIRTPRLLLRRWHDDDLVPMADINGDPRAMHWIDDGSVRDLDRTAEDIERWEEEWDEEGFGLFAVELLASGELAGFTGLSVPEFLPEVMPAVAISWRLGPQFWGQGYGSEAAQATLEFALQDRGLDRVISINRVGDTASENVIRKLGMVPAREVAHPVYGFPLRVHTIDLTEFQA